The stretch of DNA TGGGGTCAGACGGGCAAAATTTTCGCGGCATTCGGGCTTGTGATTGGCTTGGTTTCCATGATGGCTAGTCTTGCAATTTATTTTTGGGCAGGCATGCTGTCTACAAGCGCCGTTCAGATTGAATGCCCGGAATGCGGCAAACTGACCAAAATGCTCGGAAAAACGGATCGCTGCATGTTCTGTCATACGATTCTTACCTTGGACCCGCAGCA from Paenibacillus sophorae encodes:
- a CDS encoding YgzB family protein, giving the protein MTFKSAKINAFRTWGLLLTMFGMGLMILGTAGIVFWGQTGKIFAAFGLVIGLVSMMASLAIYFWAGMLSTSAVQIECPECGKLTKMLGKTDRCMFCHTILTLDPQQATITSEQLKNEQLKQ